Proteins encoded within one genomic window of Sphaerotilus montanus:
- a CDS encoding GDSL-type esterase/lipase family protein produces MTTLRTLLCFGDSNTHGTQPMRSRDDARRLGRRERWPGVLQAALGPDWHVIEDGLPGRTIGRDDPVEGADRNALRTLPASLQSHRPLDVVVFLLGTNDLKARFGASAEQIAEGAHALIDTVLENTRPGEARVQVLLVCPPPIEEHGVLADMFSGGAAKARGLAAAMRAVAAQRGVAFLDAGEHIAVSTEEGIHLDAAAHARLGGVIAETVRSFALG; encoded by the coding sequence ATGACCACGCTCCGCACGCTCCTCTGCTTCGGCGACTCCAACACCCACGGCACCCAGCCCATGCGCTCCCGCGATGACGCCCGCCGGCTCGGCCGCCGCGAGCGCTGGCCCGGTGTGCTGCAGGCCGCGCTCGGCCCGGACTGGCACGTCATCGAGGACGGCCTGCCCGGCCGCACCATCGGCCGTGACGACCCGGTCGAGGGCGCCGACCGCAACGCGCTGCGCACCCTGCCGGCCAGCCTGCAGTCGCACCGGCCGCTCGACGTGGTGGTCTTCCTGCTCGGCACCAACGACCTCAAGGCCCGCTTCGGCGCCAGTGCCGAGCAGATCGCCGAAGGCGCCCACGCACTGATCGACACCGTGCTGGAAAACACCCGGCCGGGCGAGGCGCGGGTGCAGGTGCTGCTGGTCTGCCCGCCGCCGATCGAGGAACACGGCGTGCTGGCCGACATGTTCAGCGGCGGGGCGGCCAAGGCGCGCGGGCTGGCGGCGGCGATGCGGGCGGTGGCGGCGCAGCGCGGGGTGGCCTTCCTCGACGCGGGCGAGCACATCGCCGTCAGCACGGAGGAGGGCATCCACCTCGACGCGGCGGCCCACGCGCGGCTCGGTGGGGTCATCGCCGAGACAGTGCGCTCATTCGCCCTCGGCTGA